ttgtgcgaagcgcaagaattggagacaggataatctccattctccataatgaagagtcagggcctatcttgttttatgctattttacctaagagagggcagtaggtcctatgagagagaagtaggtcctaggtacaatgtgttattatgtgctacaatgtgttagagttgatagtgatgaggaggagttgtgattatgactagtgaccaacttgctatatgatgtctcattgatgaaaatgatgatcatgaggagctgttatatgacaatgatgtattttgatgataagttgttaatgatatgatgatgatgatatttattatatcatggggtgaaagaaccgcaaattagtttcaagtggatgtccatccacttgaaactagtccacggttctttcacccagtgatgtaataactcattatgatgtaaaaacaatctctaaattgctattgtatgaaaacttgtataaaggtgtatgaatacgacatgaaataaaaaacaaaatagaatacagaataatagtagtagcgcgggcaataAGAAGCGCTACTAGTACTTACCAGTAGCGCCTTTTGCAGGAAGCTCTACTACTAAGTGGATATAGCCGTAGCGCGGGTAAACCcatgctactgctaacctttagttgTAGCGCCGTATCCGTAGCGCAGTCACCCGCACTACTGGTAGGCcaaaaacacgcgctactgctaggcttttccctagtagtggtcctACGAAACCTGAATCGATTCGGGGCTAATGATGAGGTCACCTATTACAGGTAGGGTGAAGGACCCATCATATGGGACTCACGCGTCGACCATATTGAATCTGGCATTCGAAGGCACTTGATAAGTCTCGCCCTCCTCCTActcctctcctcctccggctctGCATCCTCCATGGTCGCgtccggtgcttgctgctccatgccgacctcctcctcctgctccggctaGTCCGGAGGCAGGCCGACTGCAATTCGACCAGCACACCATGCCCACATCTTCTCAAGGAGCTCTAACCGGTTTTCGGAGTCACCATAGTGTAGGTGGTGATCTGCTGCCCCGTCATGGCTATAGGCGGACGACGAGCTCCGAGCTGCGAGTGGATGTAGAGTGGCAGCACGGAGAAGGAGGAAATGGGACTATGGCTAGGATCAGGGGTTGCCGCCTGGCTTAAACAGACGGATTTGGCCCCTTGGGCGACAACAAGAGTGGCGTTCTGGCCGAGCCAATGGGTTTCGATGAGAATCCGTGCGGTCCCGTACGCCAGTTCGGCGTGGCAGATATGACTATGACCGGTCACTATCCGGGCGTAAACGTATAGGGGTCGTTTGAGAATcccagttgtagatgctcttatgctTGGTTTCCTTTTTCTTAGTTATTTCGTTTGCAAAGTGCCTTTTTGTATTTCTGGAAAGTTAAAGTTTTCTCTGGCCATGTTCGGTTTTTAGGGGTTTGGTCCCAACAGGGAATTAATCCCAATGAGATTCGAGTGAAGCCCCATCCCTTGTAATGCTAGTCTAGTTCACTTGGCCAGGGATTGAATAGAAGTGTTACAGGGAATTCATTTTAAAAATTGCAGTGGTAAACATTCATcctcgaatataaagggaatacggTGTAAAAGGCACTTCCACTTTTTTAGACATTATATTTGAAGTAGCAAAACATTTACTCAGAATGATTGTAAATTTTCAGAGATACAAAAATAATGTGAGGTCATCATGCCAAACACATACTAGGATTTAAGAAAACTGAAACATCCACGACGCTCGAAGAAATAAAACATCGGCGCCATATAACTGGATCATCATGAAGTAGGGGAACGTTCAACATACTGGATTGCAAGGCAAGATACCATTCGCAGGAGAACGATCAACAATGACACCTAGTAGCTGCACATGAGCTGAAAAAAAGCGACAATATTAAAAGAAGAAAGACTGGCTCTTTGTGCGACATGTATATGGAAAATATGCATGTAAGCATGTTGACAAGAATAACTCATGATGCAAAGACAACACAAATCATGAACAAGTTGTTAAGAACTAGCGGTCTAACTCAAAGGCACACCTTTTACATAGGAAGAACTAGATAGAAACTAATCAACTTAATTAATACACTAGAAATTAACTTCAACAAAAATAAATCATTCATCATCTTAATAATAATTATGTAACCATGACAAAAATACATGTGCATAGAAAAAGTATAAATTATCTCACCTTTTCAACAAACATATATAGCACATTGGCTGATCTCTTGTGTTCAGAGATTTGGATCCACCCATTTCCACCCAACTCCCCTGCCTATATCAAAAGAAGCCCAATAAATCAATGAAAAAACATGGAGCAAGTTGGATCATGAGAATGCAATGTACGCTTTTGTGACAGCTACAGTACATGAAACCACATCCGCTGTCAGGTGGAAGAGATAATTATAATATGTCAAATTTTAACATGTTCCCTGTTACCCCCTCCTTTTACATGTGAGataagaaggtaagagttaatcaTATCACTAATTAATGACATCAACGGCTCATGTGAAAAGAGGGGGTAAGAGTGAGCATATTAAAACTGCTCTTATATTATTCTTTTACCAAGACTTGTTTGGACTACTTAGAAGTTTACAGAAAATACATTCATACAGAAGACAACTGCAGAGACTATGTACCTGTTAATGCCCAATATGGCCCCAACAAAATATGCACAAATTGGGAAAAGCCAGTCTGCTCAAATTTAGCATTACTTGTTATCACTCAAATTTGAAGAACTAGTATTCTTTTCTGATGAAAAAGTACATGCCACCCTGAATTGATGATTAGTATGAAGAACAAACAACACAAACATTGTCTTGCAAGGAGACACATTGAGTGAAAACGTAACACAAGCTTTAATCATCCAATCGAGAGTAACTATTTTTCAAAGATTAGATGGTTTCACTATAGTATTTACATGGAGTAGATAATTAATCACATCACATGAACACTAGTACAACAAACACATATCAGTAGTAATTGGAACTAATCTTAATTGTTACAAATGAGGTACAGAGGTATTACCTGCAGTGTAGAAATTTCTGTAGGGAAAGTAAACCGTATGAGTCCACCCATCCGTTTTAGAAATTAATCTGATCTGCATCGACTTAAGGTGGAGCATGAAGTCGCCACTGTACGTAGACAGAATCATCACATTTAACTCCTCGTCATACCCCACCATCTCTGCATTTCTGAAGGCGCAAGAAAAGATCCCCTCCAATTGATTGATTTTCTGCAGAAGCACCCATCCGGCAAGACCATCAGAGTTCAGTTTCCTCTCCCATATATGAATGCCTTCCCATATATGAATGCCCGGTTTCGACATAACGGCGAGTCCAAGAACACTATCGTCATCTGTCCGTAGGAGCTGAAAGGACCAGTTATTGACATGTTGGGCCTCTGTCGGCATCTCGATGACACTAAGAGCCTGCCTTTCAGTATCAAATGCAAGGATTTCGCGTCCATGAAACAACCAGTAAACTGTTTCCCCGATGAGGATGCCGGGCCTTAGTTTCAGAACCATATCTGTAGTCGACGTTGAGACAATAGTCCCCCATACACCCGACGCCGATTCATAGACACAAGCGAATGTTGTCTTCAAGTCTCTACTGGTGCAGATTAAGACCAACTTGAAGGCCGGGCTCAAGAAGCAATCGTGGTGCACGTTCCCATCTTGATCGTCAGCACACATCACCGTGGCACTGCACCTACAGAAACTCTCCCTTTTGGTGTCACGGAGCTCTGATGGAAAAGCCACGCGGTGCTGCTGGCCGTTGAGGGGATCCCACACGAAGACCTCACACAGAGACTCGCTGAGCATGAGTGCGAGGCCATGGCGGCAGCCAAGTAATTCCCAATCCAGCCCGTGCTCGGGCACAAACAAGCGTTGGGCCGGGATGCGATTAGGCGGGTCCAAGACGGGAGTGAAGACGGGATTGAAGATGAGAGACCCTTTGGAGAAACCCAACGGAGGAGGTTTCGTGAAGCTGTGAAGAAACCGAACAGAGAAGCGTTCGGCGGGGATGCGGTCGGGCGGGTCCAAGATGGGAGTGAAGGCGGAATATCTGAGGCCAGACCCTTTCAAG
Above is a window of Triticum aestivum cultivar Chinese Spring chromosome 6B, IWGSC CS RefSeq v2.1, whole genome shotgun sequence DNA encoding:
- the LOC123133316 gene encoding uncharacterized protein is translated as MSIPAPLEDEDLLQEIFLRLPPLPSILSRASLVCTRWRRILSDPRFLRRLSRHHPEPPLLGFLKGSGLRYSAFTPILDPPDRIPAERFSVRFLHSFTKPPPLGFSKGSLIFNPVFTPVLDPPNRIPAQRLFVPEHGLDWELLGCRHGLALMLSESLCEVFVWDPLNGQQHRVAFPSELRDTKRESFCRCSATVMCADDQDGNVHHDCFLSPAFKLVLICTSRDLKTTFACVYESASGVWGTIVSTSTTDMVLKLRPGILIGETVYWLFHGREILAFDTERQALSVIEMPTEAQHVNNWSFQLLRTDDDSVLGLAVMSKPGIHIWEGIHIWERKLNSDGLAGWVLLQKINQLEGIFSCAFRNAEMVGYDEELNVMILSTYSGDFMLHLKSMQIRLISKTDGWTHTVYFPYRNFYTAGRGVGWKWVDPNL